In a single window of the Rhodococcus qingshengii JCM 15477 genome:
- a CDS encoding ferric reductase-like transmembrane domain-containing protein, producing MDEAFWAFGRGTGVTALAFLTVSMVLGIFTRSGRALAGLPRFGVQNVHRAAALIGLILVVVHMLSLLADPYAQLQLVDFIFPFLGDYRPVWLGLGTLAFDILLAVSLTGMLRNRIGNRTFRLVHWGAYALWPIALAHGLGNGTDSGHAWFLAITVGSAIAVVGSVSWRLRTDFIEYATLRTAERT from the coding sequence ATGGACGAGGCATTCTGGGCGTTCGGGCGTGGGACAGGAGTTACCGCCCTTGCCTTCCTCACGGTGTCGATGGTGCTCGGAATCTTCACACGCTCGGGGAGAGCGCTTGCGGGGCTTCCTAGATTCGGGGTACAGAACGTACACCGGGCCGCAGCATTGATCGGGCTCATATTGGTCGTCGTTCACATGCTGTCACTTCTCGCCGACCCGTACGCGCAACTTCAACTCGTGGATTTCATCTTCCCCTTCCTAGGTGACTACCGACCTGTCTGGTTAGGACTGGGCACTCTCGCATTCGACATTCTCCTTGCAGTCTCACTCACCGGAATGCTCCGAAATCGCATCGGGAACAGAACCTTTCGACTAGTTCACTGGGGCGCATACGCACTGTGGCCGATCGCACTCGCGCACGGACTTGGCAACGGTACCGATTCCGGGCACGCATGGTTTCTCGCGATCACCGTTGGTTCGGCGATCGCGGTCGTCGGATCAGTGAGTTGGCGGCTTCGGACCGACTTCATCGAGTACGCGACCTTACGTACTGCAGAACGGACATGA
- a CDS encoding NADH-ubiquinone oxidoreductase-F iron-sulfur binding region domain-containing protein, which produces MTIGLLAARSPDLATHTALFGPLPNSLQPGTLTCLLADAELAGKGGAAFRTASKLDSVTGRRVVVIANGSEGEPLSQKDAVLLEHAPHLVIDGLLLVAHETSSREIYLYAGERQLRFVRQALEERRSAGFGELPVNLVESPTTFVSGEKSAVIGMIEGGGALPRDRFAHNTSSGLRGRPTVVQNVETLAHIALIARYGPEWFRSRGVNGGVGTMLVTISGDVAVGGVVEVPMGISVAKLVSGYSRTDSAGVRAVLIGGYHGGWIDAVELSATIMSTASLGFVGASPGAGVIHVLDHSRCGLQISADIVQYLAGQSARQCGPCVNGLPRLAQALSEVAYREGRTHSEDSIHYLADLVDGRGACKHPDGTARFVRSSLRVFGRDLRLHADGRCEVGAHMEATP; this is translated from the coding sequence ATGACCATCGGACTACTCGCCGCACGTTCACCCGACCTCGCCACGCACACAGCACTCTTCGGCCCTCTCCCGAACTCCCTGCAGCCGGGCACCTTGACGTGTCTACTCGCAGATGCCGAACTCGCAGGCAAGGGGGGAGCGGCGTTTCGTACGGCGAGCAAACTCGATTCCGTCACCGGAAGGCGCGTGGTGGTGATCGCGAACGGCAGCGAAGGGGAACCGCTCAGTCAGAAGGATGCGGTACTTCTCGAACATGCACCCCACCTCGTGATCGACGGATTGCTGCTGGTCGCGCACGAGACGAGTAGTCGAGAGATTTACCTTTATGCGGGAGAACGTCAGCTCCGGTTCGTGCGGCAAGCATTGGAGGAGCGGCGGAGCGCTGGATTCGGTGAGCTTCCCGTCAACCTCGTCGAGTCTCCGACAACTTTCGTCAGCGGCGAGAAGTCAGCTGTGATCGGGATGATCGAAGGGGGAGGAGCCCTACCTCGAGATCGATTCGCTCACAACACTTCATCTGGACTTCGCGGGCGGCCGACAGTAGTTCAGAACGTCGAGACCCTGGCGCACATCGCACTGATCGCCCGATACGGACCTGAGTGGTTTCGCTCGCGCGGAGTCAACGGTGGAGTGGGGACGATGCTGGTAACGATTTCAGGCGATGTGGCAGTCGGCGGTGTCGTGGAGGTGCCGATGGGGATCTCGGTGGCGAAGTTGGTGTCCGGGTATTCCCGCACTGATTCGGCAGGTGTGCGTGCTGTCCTGATCGGTGGGTATCACGGTGGTTGGATCGATGCGGTGGAGCTGTCGGCAACCATCATGTCAACCGCGTCGCTGGGCTTTGTCGGCGCCTCCCCGGGCGCCGGTGTCATTCACGTGCTCGACCACTCACGTTGCGGCTTGCAGATTTCGGCCGATATCGTGCAGTATCTCGCCGGTCAGAGTGCACGCCAGTGCGGGCCCTGCGTCAATGGATTGCCTCGACTGGCCCAGGCACTCTCTGAGGTTGCTTATCGGGAAGGCCGTACTCACAGTGAAGATTCAATCCACTACCTGGCAGATCTGGTCGACGGTCGTGGTGCGTGCAAACACCCCGACGGTACAGCGCGATTTGTGAGGAGTTCACTGCGTGTATTCGGGCGGGATCTCCGGTTGCACGCGGACGGTCGCTGCGAGGTCGGCGCGCATATGGAGGCCACGCCATGA
- a CDS encoding ferredoxin, which yields MSRRVGKVLHIDWTACDGRGLCTELLPTLFGRDEWGYPLAHDRQRESHVPTELESDAERAVKLCPTAALRLLP from the coding sequence ATGAGTAGGAGGGTGGGCAAAGTCCTGCATATCGATTGGACTGCATGCGACGGTCGCGGACTGTGTACAGAATTGTTGCCGACTTTGTTTGGGCGTGACGAGTGGGGATATCCGTTGGCGCATGACCGCCAGCGAGAGTCGCACGTTCCCACAGAACTCGAATCGGATGCTGAGCGCGCTGTTAAGCTCTGCCCTACTGCAGCTCTGCGACTCCTGCCGTAG
- a CDS encoding integrase core domain-containing protein, translating to MHGVCWDRNTAERFFPALKNEFVFRTVDATKDQARQDIVGYIEGFCNPRRRHSTLDCRPPNEVH from the coding sequence ATGCACGGGGTGTGCTGGGACAGGAATACGGCCGAAAGATTCTTCCCCGCGCTGAAGAACGAGTTCGTCTTCCGGACCGTCGACGCAACGAAAGATCAAGCGCGACAAGATATTGTGGGATACATCGAAGGTTTCTGCAACCCGCGACGTCGTCACTCGACGCTCGACTGCCGGCCTCCGAACGAGGTTCACTGA
- a CDS encoding AAA family ATPase codes for MITAIRVENSSGFDKRGSSSSSTSSRFRQRLRGQVDAHMVCDRPPHNLSGVQRVSPKVRSFVTSVCRMPRLIHLNGASGIGKSTIARMYADRHPGVLNLDTDHVVSLVGGWQDNFWTALVAARELAVSMAATHLQSGHDVVMPQLVTRITEIEDFEVAAKTSDAEYLEVVLIGSKEQALARFAERSTHLEITHQQQLDQVIVQNGGDGLLERIHDHLTQYLRIRSNYLVIDADRSTAEGTYESLIAALAALAALAAS; via the coding sequence TTGATTACCGCGATCCGGGTGGAAAACAGCTCCGGGTTCGATAAGCGTGGCAGCAGCAGCAGCAGCACCAGCAGTCGCTTTCGTCAACGCCTACGCGGTCAGGTCGATGCGCATATGGTCTGCGATCGACCACCCCACAACCTTTCGGGAGTTCAGCGGGTAAGCCCCAAAGTTCGAAGCTTCGTAACTAGTGTTTGCAGAATGCCGCGACTGATTCATCTGAATGGGGCCTCCGGTATCGGGAAGTCGACGATTGCCCGGATGTACGCCGACCGTCACCCCGGAGTGCTTAACCTCGACACCGATCATGTGGTCAGTCTCGTCGGTGGATGGCAAGACAACTTCTGGACCGCCTTGGTTGCGGCAAGAGAGCTCGCCGTCAGCATGGCGGCAACCCATTTGCAGAGTGGGCACGATGTGGTGATGCCGCAGCTAGTTACCCGAATTACCGAAATCGAGGACTTTGAGGTGGCGGCGAAAACTAGCGATGCCGAGTATCTCGAGGTCGTACTGATTGGAAGCAAAGAACAGGCGCTCGCTCGATTCGCCGAACGAAGTACGCACTTGGAGATCACCCATCAGCAGCAACTCGACCAGGTGATCGTGCAGAACGGAGGAGATGGACTTCTTGAACGAATTCACGACCATCTCACCCAGTACCTGCGAATTCGCTCGAACTACCTCGTAATCGACGCCGACCGTTCCACCGCAGAGGGAACCTACGAGTCATTGATCGCAGCACTCGCAGCACTCGCAGCACTCGCAGCTAGTTGA